The following are from one region of the Gammaproteobacteria bacterium genome:
- the phoR gene encoding phosphate regulon sensor histidine kinase PhoR: MLVMLVLGLLTDHEALFLLFGVLGYLGWHLFNLMRLLRWFQEGKRFHPPEVNGVWEEVFYNIYRLQQRNRLRRRRIVRMLNRFQEATAVMPDATAVLGAQGEIEWWNNAAEELFGLRAPLDRGRRIVNLVRHPVFTEFFAVGDYAMTVQFPSPVNEQVMLAVRVVPYGKDHLLLVGRDITPIYRLEQVRRDFIANVSHELRTPLTVIGGFLETMSEDEDEWARRWGRSLHLMRQQTSRMQHLVEDLLLLSRLEMERGLHSRDVVVVPGVLAGICEEAVALSGDRRHAIHLEADPRVRLQGNDEELRSAFSNLVFNAVQYTPPGGNIYIRWYADTAGAHLEVRDTGVGIAADHIPRLTERFYRIDAARSRESGGTGLGLAIVKHALNRHDAQLSIESELGKGSTFTCHFPPHLIARVTNE; the protein is encoded by the coding sequence ATGCTTGTTATGCTGGTTCTTGGCCTGCTCACCGACCACGAGGCGTTGTTCTTGCTGTTTGGTGTGCTTGGCTATCTGGGCTGGCATTTGTTCAATCTGATGCGTCTGTTGCGCTGGTTCCAGGAAGGTAAACGCTTTCATCCTCCCGAGGTAAACGGTGTCTGGGAAGAGGTGTTTTACAACATCTATCGCCTGCAACAACGTAACCGTTTGCGTAGGCGCAGAATCGTAAGGATGCTCAATCGCTTTCAGGAAGCCACGGCAGTCATGCCCGACGCTACAGCGGTATTGGGCGCTCAGGGTGAAATCGAGTGGTGGAATAACGCGGCGGAGGAGTTATTCGGGTTGCGCGCGCCGTTGGACAGGGGCCGGCGCATCGTGAACCTGGTGCGGCACCCGGTCTTCACGGAGTTTTTTGCGGTAGGTGATTATGCGATGACAGTGCAGTTTCCCTCGCCGGTCAACGAGCAGGTGATGCTGGCGGTGCGTGTTGTACCCTACGGCAAAGATCATCTGCTGCTGGTGGGGCGCGACATTACGCCGATTTATCGGCTGGAGCAGGTGCGGCGTGATTTTATTGCCAATGTGTCTCATGAGCTTCGTACACCGCTGACAGTGATCGGCGGGTTTCTTGAGACCATGAGCGAGGATGAAGATGAGTGGGCGCGGCGCTGGGGACGGTCGTTGCATCTGATGCGGCAGCAAACCTCACGCATGCAGCACCTTGTCGAAGATTTGTTGTTGCTGTCGCGCCTGGAAATGGAGCGGGGACTTCATTCCCGGGATGTGGTGGTTGTGCCGGGTGTATTGGCGGGGATATGCGAGGAGGCAGTGGCACTGAGTGGTGATCGGCGGCATGCGATCCATCTTGAAGCTGACCCGCGCGTGCGGTTGCAGGGCAATGATGAAGAGCTGCGTAGCGCCTTTTCCAATCTTGTTTTCAACGCGGTGCAATACACGCCGCCGGGCGGGAATATTTATATCCGCTGGTACGCCGACACGGCGGGTGCGCATCTTGAGGTGCGCGATACTGGGGTTGGCATTGCCGCAGATCACATTCCCCGGCTCACGGAGCGTTTTTATCGCATCGATGCGGCCCGTTCGCGCGAGAGTGGCGGCACAGGCTTGGGGCTGGCTATCGTCAAGCACGCACTGAACCGCCATGACGCCCAGTTGAGCATTGAAAGCGAGCTGGGCAAGGGAAGCACATTTACATGTCATTTTCCACCGCATCTGATTGCGCGCGTCACAAATGAGTAA
- a CDS encoding MbcA/ParS/Xre antitoxin family protein, with product MNAIIPIPLRKTDIHGKQGRESLSKMVVKLFELWGLNTGDQAALLGLSSDSRSTVARYKKGSPLADNADLIGRAGHLLGIHKSLRILFPHNRDLAYRWVVTPNRRFDGQTPLSIMTKGYEGLLAVRRYLDFERGR from the coding sequence ATGAATGCCATTATCCCGATTCCGCTAAGAAAGACTGATATTCACGGCAAACAGGGCCGAGAGAGCCTGTCCAAAATGGTGGTAAAACTGTTCGAGCTTTGGGGGCTCAACACCGGCGATCAAGCGGCCTTGCTCGGGCTTTCCAGCGACTCACGTTCAACCGTGGCACGTTATAAAAAGGGCAGTCCGCTTGCTGATAATGCCGACCTCATCGGGCGCGCGGGGCATCTGCTGGGTATACACAAGTCCCTGCGCATTCTGTTTCCGCATAATCGTGATCTGGCATACCGCTGGGTCGTCACCCCTAACCGCAGGTTTGATGGCCAAACGCCGCTTTCCATCATGACCAAGGGCTATGAGGGGCTGCTCGCCGTGCGTAGGTATCTTGATTTTGAGCGTGGCCGCTAG
- a CDS encoding methyltransferase domain-containing protein produces the protein MKSTFDHRAPPGLRRDLRAWYAHGIGHLLLETERGQLDEVLPNLFGYHLLQVGRIHHEDLLASSRISHRVVLDADAVAGDSPASVLRACADELPIATDSVDVVVLPHTLEFEPDPHSVLRETERILIPEGHVVVLGFNPWSFWGIWRRLLARQGAAPWCGRFLGLMRIKDWLALLGFDVILTSQYFFRPPLQREGVMRKLLFMEKAGSRLWPHLGGAYMVVAKKRVTTMTPIKPRWRPRRSLMAVPARPCARSMKRV, from the coding sequence ATGAAATCGACGTTTGATCACAGAGCCCCCCCCGGACTCCGCCGCGACTTGCGTGCCTGGTACGCCCATGGCATAGGCCATCTGCTGCTGGAAACCGAACGCGGGCAACTGGATGAGGTATTGCCAAACCTGTTTGGCTATCACCTACTGCAGGTTGGGCGCATACACCATGAAGACCTGCTGGCGTCCAGCCGCATCTCCCATCGGGTAGTGCTGGATGCCGATGCGGTGGCGGGGGACTCTCCAGCCAGTGTGTTGCGCGCTTGCGCGGATGAGCTCCCTATCGCTACAGACAGTGTGGATGTGGTGGTCTTGCCGCATACCCTCGAATTTGAGCCTGATCCCCACAGCGTGTTGCGCGAGACGGAGCGCATTTTGATTCCGGAGGGGCATGTGGTGGTGCTGGGATTTAATCCATGGAGTTTTTGGGGTATATGGCGGAGACTGTTGGCTCGCCAGGGTGCGGCCCCCTGGTGTGGGCGTTTTCTGGGGTTGATGCGAATTAAGGATTGGCTGGCCTTGCTCGGGTTTGATGTCATTCTGACGAGCCAATATTTTTTTCGTCCCCCCTTGCAACGGGAAGGGGTGATGCGCAAGCTGTTATTCATGGAAAAAGCAGGGTCGCGGTTGTGGCCTCATTTGGGCGGGGCCTACATGGTGGTGGCCAAAAAACGGGTAACCACCATGACGCCGATCAAGCCGCGCTGGCGCCCCCGCCGCAGCCTGATGGCGGTCCCTGCGAGACCTTGCGCTAGGAGCATGAAACGTGTCTGA
- a CDS encoding FKBP-type peptidyl-prolyl cis-trans isomerase → MKKPGTFAATLLVLGVGCCVNGVAYAETAKQEKSAMTETAKITQLVKTDVKVGTGKEAVPNKLVIVHYTGWLYDAKAPNNHGAKFDSSRDRGQPFDFLLGGGQVIKGWDQGVAGMKAGGQRTLIIPPEMGYGARGAGGVIPPNATLVFDVELLDVK, encoded by the coding sequence ATGAAAAAACCAGGAACCTTCGCCGCCACTCTGCTCGTTCTGGGTGTGGGTTGTTGTGTGAATGGCGTGGCATATGCCGAAACAGCGAAACAGGAAAAATCAGCGATGACAGAAACGGCGAAGATTACCCAATTGGTGAAAACCGACGTCAAGGTGGGCACAGGAAAAGAGGCGGTGCCCAACAAGCTGGTGATCGTGCATTACACCGGCTGGCTTTACGACGCCAAGGCCCCCAACAACCATGGCGCCAAGTTTGACAGCTCGCGCGATCGTGGTCAGCCATTCGACTTTCTGCTGGGCGGTGGGCAGGTCATCAAGGGATGGGATCAAGGCGTGGCAGGCATGAAAGCAGGCGGTCAGCGCACTTTGATTATTCCACCTGAAATGGGCTATGGCGCACGCGGTGCGGGCGGCGTGATCCCGCCGAATGCCACGCTGGTGTTTGATGTGGAACTGCTCGACGTTAAATAA
- the dnaQ gene encoding DNA polymerase III subunit epsilon, translating into MRQIILDTETTGLDPAQGHRIIEIGCVELVNRRLTGNHYHQYLQPDREIDAGAFDVHGISNEFLIDKPRFTDVADEFLDFIKGAELIIHNAPFDIGFINAEFVWLGQSHGAVADHCAVIDTLALARKLHPGQKNNLDALCKRYHIDNSRRELHGALLDAEILADVYLAMTGGQATLSLDSGLDARQASRQAIRHLDPARPRLKVIQATADERAAHEGRLDAIDKASGGTCVWRSV; encoded by the coding sequence ATGCGGCAGATCATACTGGATACGGAAACCACTGGCCTGGACCCCGCGCAGGGGCACCGCATCATCGAAATCGGTTGCGTGGAGCTGGTCAACCGTCGTCTTACAGGTAATCACTACCATCAATACCTGCAGCCCGACCGCGAGATCGATGCCGGGGCATTTGACGTGCACGGCATCAGCAATGAGTTTCTCATCGACAAGCCCCGCTTTACCGATGTGGCTGACGAGTTTCTCGATTTTATCAAAGGGGCGGAGCTGATCATCCATAACGCCCCCTTTGACATCGGCTTCATCAATGCCGAGTTTGTCTGGCTGGGGCAGTCTCACGGTGCGGTTGCTGATCATTGCGCCGTCATAGACACCTTGGCGTTGGCCCGTAAGCTGCACCCAGGTCAGAAAAACAACCTGGACGCGTTGTGCAAGCGCTACCACATCGACAACAGCCGGCGTGAGTTGCACGGCGCCTTGCTGGATGCTGAGATACTGGCCGATGTCTATCTGGCGATGACTGGTGGACAGGCCACCCTGTCCCTGGACAGTGGGCTGGACGCAAGGCAGGCGTCACGTCAGGCGATCCGTCATCTTGACCCGGCCCGACCCCGTTTGAAGGTGATCCAGGCAACAGCGGATGAGCGGGCTGCGCATGAGGGGCGGCTGGATGCTATCGACAAGGCGAGCGGCGGGACGTGTGTCTGGAGGAGCGTATAG
- the arfB gene encoding aminoacyl-tRNA hydrolase, with protein sequence MIHITRTIAIDESEIEEHFIRASGPGGQNVNKVATAVQLRFDAAHSPALSDDIRARLKKLAGRRMTAEGVIIIDAQRFRSQLQNRQDALERLVALIQKATEKPILRKKTKPTLASKKRRLEGKRRRGEAKRNRGGVSDE encoded by the coding sequence ATGATCCATATCACGCGCACCATCGCCATCGACGAAAGCGAAATCGAAGAACACTTTATCCGCGCATCCGGGCCAGGCGGGCAGAATGTCAACAAGGTCGCCACAGCGGTGCAGCTGCGTTTCGATGCCGCGCACTCTCCTGCGTTGAGCGATGACATCCGCGCACGCCTGAAGAAGCTGGCCGGAAGGCGCATGACCGCAGAGGGCGTGATTATCATTGACGCCCAGCGCTTCCGTTCGCAATTACAGAATCGCCAGGATGCGCTGGAGCGATTGGTGGCGCTGATTCAGAAGGCCACCGAAAAACCTATACTCCGCAAAAAAACCAAACCAACGCTCGCCTCAAAAAAACGCCGCCTGGAGGGTAAGCGCCGCCGCGGTGAGGCTAAGCGTAACCGAGGGGGTGTTTCTGATGAGTGA
- a CDS encoding serine/threonine protein kinase, whose product MPHSNLLYQDLTPDRLLNAVESIGLRCDGRMLALNSYENRVYQLGIEDGAPVIAKFYRPNRWSDEAILEEHAFTLELVDREIPVVAPLADEAGHTLHEFEGFRFALFPRHAGRTPELDDPDTLEWMGRFIGRIHAIGAITPFLHRPTLNIESFGDEPFHFLMGHGFIPPDLELSYRSVAEDVLARVRECYAQTAGITNIRLHGDCHAGNILWTEAGPHFVDFDDCRMGPAIQDLWMLLSGDRAAMNAQLLYVIDGYSEFYDFNPAELRLVEALRSLRVIHYSGWLARRWEDPAFKMAFPWFNTQHYWQNQILALREQMAALDEPPLQLLPGYV is encoded by the coding sequence ATGCCGCACTCCAATTTGCTCTACCAGGATCTCACCCCGGACCGGTTACTCAACGCCGTCGAGAGCATCGGATTGCGCTGTGATGGGCGCATGCTCGCGCTCAACAGCTACGAGAACCGCGTCTACCAGCTCGGTATCGAGGACGGCGCGCCGGTTATCGCCAAGTTTTATCGGCCCAACCGATGGTCAGACGAGGCGATTCTCGAAGAGCACGCCTTTACCCTGGAGCTTGTCGACCGCGAGATCCCAGTAGTCGCGCCCTTGGCCGATGAGGCTGGTCATACCCTGCATGAATTCGAGGGGTTCCGTTTCGCCCTCTTTCCGCGCCATGCGGGCCGCACCCCCGAGCTGGATGATCCCGACACGCTGGAGTGGATGGGCCGCTTCATTGGCCGCATCCATGCCATAGGCGCCATCACGCCGTTCCTTCACCGTCCCACGCTCAATATCGAGAGCTTCGGTGACGAGCCCTTTCACTTTCTTATGGGGCATGGCTTCATCCCGCCCGATCTGGAATTGAGCTATCGCAGCGTGGCAGAGGATGTGCTCGCGCGGGTGCGCGAATGCTACGCACAAACTGCCGGAATTACCAACATCCGCCTCCACGGCGATTGCCATGCCGGCAACATCCTCTGGACAGAGGCCGGCCCGCACTTCGTGGATTTCGATGACTGCCGCATGGGTCCGGCGATACAGGACCTCTGGATGCTGCTGTCTGGCGACCGCGCCGCCATGAACGCCCAGTTGCTTTACGTCATCGACGGCTACAGCGAATTTTATGACTTCAACCCCGCGGAGTTGCGGCTGGTGGAGGCGCTACGCAGCCTGCGCGTCATCCACTATTCCGGCTGGCTCGCCCGCCGCTGGGAAGACCCAGCGTTCAAGATGGCCTTCCCCTGGTTCAATACGCAGCACTACTGGCAGAACCAGATTCTTGCATTGCGCGAGCAGATGGCGGCGCTGGACGAGCCGCCGTTGCAGCTGCTTCCAGGGTATGTTTGA
- a CDS encoding ankyrin repeat domain-containing protein yields MKRHRVSVSFGKGCRLLFCGVGIALVTVGHAAEPVDSPPAAAAPASEQTVPSPTPIPGDALSPDRLVLAATYGHDKVVRYMLERGMDVNSKDMFGTTALIAAATAGQGAIIDMLLKAGADVKASTNVGHTALMGAVTKGDISITKLLLNAGAEVNAKNNRGETALFPAVQYGNIRLVEMLLAAGADPNVANTLALSAGDSGYTPLMYAARHGLMSADGPWHDITNALLAKGADPNLRDAHGGTALSLAERNQYADIAHTLRQAGARKESAYTSLTLDDALIKASRDGDVDKVGQLFEEGARANIKNRAGVTPLLGAALAGHTAVVQRLVEHGAKVNAVPDGLRDWAISASSVSLADQEIVQAASRGDTALIIAVRNARTETVRYLLDHDADINRPNHRNETALFVAAELGRGDIMRLMLSKGADPNAVEQENRTSSFTVAMSAIGRNTVLIKAAQSGHADVARILLDAGARIDARGFMGKTALFWAVERSHAAVAQTLLEHKADPNIKDVSGLTPLMVAAANGSSKVAELLLKNKADVNASEGADLGAGGSVFGVSGTTALMFAARAGHTEVVQILLKAGADVSAMNSNGSSALKEAETNGYAKIVEILKAAGA; encoded by the coding sequence ATGAAGCGGCATAGAGTGTCGGTGTCATTTGGGAAGGGATGCCGTTTGTTGTTTTGCGGCGTGGGCATTGCTCTTGTTACCGTCGGGCACGCTGCGGAACCGGTTGATAGCCCTCCTGCAGCCGCAGCTCCCGCGTCGGAGCAAACCGTTCCTTCCCCAACGCCCATCCCCGGCGATGCCTTAAGCCCGGACCGCCTGGTGCTGGCTGCAACTTACGGCCATGACAAGGTGGTGCGCTATATGCTCGAGCGCGGCATGGACGTAAACTCCAAGGATATGTTCGGCACCACCGCATTGATTGCAGCCGCCACTGCTGGCCAGGGTGCGATCATTGACATGCTGCTTAAGGCGGGCGCCGATGTGAAGGCAAGCACCAACGTGGGGCATACCGCTCTTATGGGTGCTGTTACAAAAGGTGATATCTCGATCACCAAGCTCCTGCTCAATGCGGGTGCGGAGGTCAACGCCAAAAACAACCGGGGGGAAACCGCGTTGTTCCCTGCCGTCCAATACGGCAATATCAGGTTGGTGGAGATGCTGCTGGCGGCGGGGGCGGACCCGAATGTGGCGAACACGCTTGCGCTTTCGGCAGGCGACAGCGGTTATACACCGCTGATGTACGCCGCACGGCATGGCCTGATGTCTGCCGATGGCCCTTGGCACGACATTACCAATGCCCTGCTCGCCAAAGGGGCCGATCCCAATCTCAGAGACGCCCATGGCGGCACGGCGTTGAGCCTTGCGGAACGCAATCAATATGCGGACATTGCCCACACCTTGAGACAGGCCGGTGCACGCAAAGAGTCGGCTTATACCAGCCTAACCCTGGACGATGCCTTGATCAAGGCATCAAGGGACGGCGATGTCGACAAGGTAGGCCAATTATTTGAAGAAGGCGCACGGGCAAATATCAAAAACAGGGCTGGCGTGACCCCCTTGCTGGGCGCGGCGCTGGCTGGCCATACGGCGGTTGTGCAGCGTTTGGTCGAGCATGGCGCCAAAGTCAATGCCGTGCCGGATGGCTTGCGTGACTGGGCTATCTCCGCCTCAAGTGTTTCGCTGGCCGATCAGGAGATAGTCCAAGCCGCTTCGCGCGGTGATACGGCGCTGATCATCGCCGTGCGTAATGCCCGCACGGAGACAGTGCGTTATCTGCTCGATCACGATGCGGATATTAATCGCCCCAACCACCGGAATGAGACCGCCCTGTTTGTCGCCGCCGAATTGGGGCGCGGCGACATCATGCGTTTGATGTTAAGCAAAGGCGCGGACCCCAACGCAGTGGAGCAAGAAAACCGCACCAGTTCGTTTACCGTCGCAATGAGCGCCATCGGCAGGAACACGGTGTTGATCAAGGCCGCGCAAAGCGGCCATGCCGATGTCGCCCGGATTCTGCTGGATGCAGGCGCGCGGATTGATGCGCGCGGCTTTATGGGGAAAACCGCCCTCTTCTGGGCGGTGGAGCGCAGCCATGCAGCGGTTGCTCAAACGCTCCTTGAACATAAGGCCGATCCAAATATCAAAGACGTTTCCGGGCTCACCCCTCTCATGGTTGCAGCGGCGAACGGCTCATCCAAAGTTGCAGAGCTTCTTCTGAAAAACAAGGCCGATGTTAACGCATCGGAGGGTGCCGACCTTGGTGCCGGCGGCAGCGTGTTTGGCGTGTCCGGTACCACGGCCCTGATGTTCGCCGCTCGAGCCGGCCATACGGAGGTTGTGCAGATATTGTTGAAAGCCGGGGCCGATGTCAGCGCCATGAACAGCAACGGCAGCAGCGCCCTCAAGGAGGCGGAAACGAACGGGTACGCGAAGATCGTGGAGATATTGAAAGCGGCGGGGGCATAA
- the phoB gene encoding phosphate regulon transcriptional regulator PhoB, with protein MADTILVVEDESAIREMVVFALERAGFLIVAAEDAVRAQAMIAENTPDLVLLDWMLPGLSGVDFARRLKKEEATRQIPVIMLTARSEEMDKVKGFEVGADDYVTKPFSPRELVARIKAVLRRAAPEVSDKPLEIGGLWLDPGSHRVTVGGGAVELGPTEFRMLHFFMSHPERVYSRSQLLDKVWGNDVYIEERTVDVHIRRLRKALMTDGHDRLIQTVRGTGYRFSART; from the coding sequence ATGGCAGACACAATTCTGGTAGTTGAAGACGAGTCGGCAATTCGCGAGATGGTGGTTTTTGCGCTGGAGCGTGCCGGATTTTTGATCGTGGCGGCGGAGGACGCCGTGCGGGCGCAGGCAATGATTGCAGAAAATACGCCAGATCTTGTGCTGCTGGATTGGATGTTGCCGGGATTAAGCGGTGTTGATTTTGCGCGGCGGCTCAAAAAAGAGGAAGCTACCCGCCAGATTCCGGTGATTATGCTCACTGCTCGCAGTGAGGAGATGGATAAGGTAAAGGGGTTCGAGGTCGGTGCGGATGATTATGTCACCAAACCTTTTTCTCCCCGTGAGCTGGTGGCGCGCATCAAGGCGGTATTGCGCCGGGCCGCGCCCGAAGTAAGCGATAAACCGCTTGAGATTGGCGGATTATGGCTGGATCCGGGCAGCCATCGCGTTACGGTGGGGGGCGGGGCTGTCGAGTTGGGGCCGACGGAATTCCGCATGCTACACTTTTTTATGAGCCACCCCGAGCGGGTTTACAGCCGTAGTCAGTTGCTCGATAAGGTGTGGGGCAACGATGTCTATATCGAAGAGCGTACGGTGGATGTTCATATCCGGCGTTTGCGTAAGGCGCTGATGACGGATGGTCATGACAGATTGATTCAGACGGTGCGAGGCACGGGCTATCGTTTTTCTGCGCGGACGTAA
- a CDS encoding RES family NAD+ phosphorylase: protein MYGELISAAVDFHRHLIRNIKGIRESQAIFDDLAESDADMRVAIAVESADAIESHAPLITRPFDYGTVITYPFLKHNWQQTRFSNGTRYGVWYGSLDVETTVYESSYHWYRFVMDSYAQENTVIIAERRVFNVQCDAILIDLRGKEKNYPQLVATYDYVYTQQLGAYLQQKNQNGLLVKSARCDVVNGTIFTPEVLSHPSDVCYLTYTMNPVVAEIMIERQRGMPWFTITL from the coding sequence GTGTATGGTGAGCTGATTTCCGCAGCCGTGGATTTCCACCGGCACCTCATCAGAAATATTAAAGGCATCCGCGAATCCCAGGCGATTTTTGATGACCTCGCCGAGAGCGATGCAGATATGCGTGTGGCGATTGCCGTCGAATCGGCGGACGCTATCGAAAGCCATGCGCCACTGATCACCCGGCCGTTCGATTACGGTACGGTAATAACCTATCCCTTCCTGAAACACAACTGGCAGCAGACACGCTTTAGTAACGGCACCCGCTACGGCGTATGGTACGGCTCGCTGGATGTGGAAACCACAGTTTACGAGTCGTCATACCATTGGTATCGCTTTGTCATGGACAGTTATGCTCAGGAAAATACCGTCATCATAGCGGAGCGGCGGGTTTTTAACGTGCAGTGCGATGCCATCCTGATCGACTTGCGTGGCAAGGAGAAAAATTACCCGCAACTTGTCGCCACATATGATTACGTTTACACGCAACAACTGGGTGCCTATCTCCAGCAGAAAAACCAGAATGGCCTGCTAGTCAAATCCGCCCGTTGTGATGTAGTGAATGGTACGATTTTTACACCGGAAGTTTTATCCCATCCATCTGATGTTTGTTATCTTACCTATACAATGAATCCGGTAGTGGCTGAGATTATGATCGAAAGGCAGCGTGGTATGCCGTGGTTTACGATTACACTGTAG
- a CDS encoding PstS family phosphate ABC transporter substrate-binding protein, whose protein sequence is MSTTKMMKSMVFVAGALGAISLSANAAEAVIKIDGSSTVFPITEAVAEEFQGMKKGKVNVTVGISGTGGGFKKFCRGETDISDASRPIAPKEMEACRQAGISYVELPVAYDALTIVVNPKNDWVKSLSVADLKKMWEPAAQGTVTKWNQVRAEWPDAPLKLFGPGSDSGTFDYFTEATVGKAKSSRGDFTASEDDNVLVQGVSSDKNGLAYFGFAYYTENAKKLKAVPIDGGKGPVLPSEKAVIDGTYQPLSRPIFIYVSSKSMDKPEVKEFVEFYLKNAGKLSKEVGYITLPAKAYAMAEAHFKNRKLGTVFGGDTEVGLKVEDLLAREAKQ, encoded by the coding sequence ATGAGCACAACGAAGATGATGAAGAGTATGGTTTTCGTGGCGGGCGCGCTGGGTGCGATATCCCTTTCCGCCAATGCAGCCGAGGCCGTGATCAAGATTGATGGTTCCAGCACCGTTTTCCCCATCACTGAGGCGGTCGCCGAAGAATTTCAGGGTATGAAGAAGGGCAAGGTGAATGTCACGGTCGGCATCTCCGGTACCGGCGGTGGTTTCAAGAAGTTTTGCCGTGGCGAGACGGATATTTCTGACGCATCACGCCCTATCGCGCCCAAGGAAATGGAGGCCTGCCGCCAGGCGGGTATCTCGTATGTTGAGCTGCCGGTGGCGTATGATGCCCTGACGATAGTGGTCAATCCCAAGAACGATTGGGTGAAGAGCCTGTCCGTGGCGGATCTCAAGAAGATGTGGGAACCTGCCGCGCAGGGTACTGTCACCAAATGGAATCAGGTGCGTGCCGAATGGCCTGATGCACCATTGAAACTGTTTGGTCCTGGCTCTGATTCCGGTACGTTTGACTACTTTACCGAGGCTACCGTCGGCAAGGCCAAGTCCAGTCGCGGTGACTTCACGGCGAGCGAGGATGACAATGTTCTGGTGCAGGGCGTATCAAGCGACAAGAACGGACTGGCATATTTCGGGTTTGCCTACTACACGGAAAATGCCAAGAAGCTGAAGGCAGTGCCTATCGATGGTGGCAAGGGTCCGGTGTTGCCCTCCGAGAAGGCCGTGATTGACGGCACTTATCAACCATTGTCCCGACCTATCTTTATCTACGTTAGCTCCAAGTCCATGGACAAGCCAGAGGTTAAGGAGTTTGTGGAGTTTTACCTGAAAAATGCCGGGAAGCTGTCCAAAGAAGTGGGGTATATTACGCTGCCTGCCAAGGCCTATGCCATGGCGGAGGCGCACTTCAAAAACCGCAAGTTAGGTACGGTTTTTGGCGGTGACACCGAAGTTGGGTTGAAAGTGGAAGATCTGTTGGCGCGCGAAGCCAAGCAATAA
- the rnhA gene encoding ribonuclease HI yields the protein MSDVVEIYTDGACRGNPGPGGWGALLRHKGREKSLYGGEKFTTNNRMELMAAIVALESLKKPCEVRLTTDSQYVKKGITEWLANWKKRGWKTAAKEPVKNADLWQRLEAAAQRHDVAWHWVRGHTGHVENELADQLANRAIDEMK from the coding sequence GTGTCTGATGTGGTAGAGATTTATACTGATGGAGCGTGCCGTGGCAACCCCGGCCCTGGGGGGTGGGGTGCACTGTTGCGTCATAAAGGGCGCGAGAAGTCACTCTATGGCGGCGAGAAATTCACCACTAATAATCGCATGGAACTCATGGCAGCGATTGTGGCGCTGGAGTCCTTGAAGAAGCCCTGCGAAGTCCGCTTGACCACCGATTCCCAATATGTGAAAAAGGGGATCACGGAATGGCTGGCGAACTGGAAAAAGCGCGGCTGGAAAACCGCCGCCAAAGAGCCCGTCAAAAACGCCGATTTGTGGCAGCGTCTTGAAGCAGCGGCACAACGGCACGATGTTGCTTGGCACTGGGTGCGGGGACATACTGGGCACGTGGAAAATGAACTGGCCGATCAGCTTGCCAACCGTGCTATTGATGAAATGAAATAA